One genomic segment of Verrucomicrobiota bacterium includes these proteins:
- a CDS encoding polysaccharide pyruvyl transferase family protein: MNVLVDNGLPELTNLGDLAMLMAACRGIRRRWPGARIFTFATSPERLKATLPDVAAVDPVGRELWSQAAALGWLVETKVPRLQGPARVYRRLTGRPSLAPLIELGARSDKPREGAVSAFLHFLREVDLYFWAGGGYLADPFGSLATKLANTLEALSGRKVPAAAFGLGIGPLHRPRILRTVRATMRNLCAIGVREGSSLQLLQGWSLDGADLCLTGDDAVAGAFAERRPALGDALGVSIRLEYYSELAARHLAVIKEVAHEFCVRQGAGMTSIPIAPGDFAPNARLRAGAVPFEAPAFELGAVYAAIRRCRVVITASYHAAVFALSMGIPAIGLAGSEYYVQKFRGLQKQFGGIPRLILCRAQTPVDAFRDELREALTGFWSDAPRVRPSLLAGAAAQVAINDAFRERVFDRLEAQFR; this comes from the coding sequence ATGAATGTTCTCGTCGATAACGGTTTACCCGAACTGACGAACCTGGGTGACCTGGCGATGTTAATGGCGGCGTGTCGCGGGATTCGCCGGAGGTGGCCCGGCGCGAGGATTTTTACGTTCGCCACCAGTCCCGAGCGCCTGAAGGCGACGTTGCCTGACGTGGCGGCCGTGGACCCGGTCGGCCGGGAATTATGGTCGCAAGCGGCCGCCCTGGGCTGGCTGGTGGAGACCAAGGTGCCCCGGCTGCAAGGCCCGGCGCGCGTCTACCGCAGGCTGACGGGCCGGCCTTCACTTGCACCCTTGATCGAACTCGGGGCGCGCAGCGATAAACCGCGCGAAGGCGCGGTCTCGGCGTTTCTGCATTTCCTCCGCGAAGTCGACCTTTACTTCTGGGCCGGGGGCGGCTACCTGGCCGATCCGTTCGGATCATTGGCCACCAAACTGGCCAATACGCTTGAGGCGCTGTCCGGGCGCAAGGTGCCGGCAGCAGCTTTCGGGCTGGGCATCGGCCCGCTTCACCGGCCGCGCATCCTCAGGACCGTACGTGCAACGATGCGCAATCTTTGCGCGATCGGGGTTCGGGAAGGAAGTTCACTGCAACTGCTGCAAGGTTGGTCACTGGATGGAGCTGACCTGTGTCTGACCGGAGACGATGCCGTTGCCGGGGCATTTGCCGAGCGACGGCCGGCACTCGGGGATGCGCTTGGGGTCAGCATCCGGCTCGAGTACTACTCCGAGCTCGCCGCCCGGCACTTGGCGGTGATCAAGGAGGTGGCACATGAATTCTGCGTCCGGCAAGGCGCCGGGATGACCTCGATTCCGATCGCGCCGGGCGACTTCGCACCCAACGCGAGGTTGCGCGCCGGTGCCGTGCCCTTCGAGGCGCCCGCATTCGAACTCGGGGCGGTTTACGCGGCGATCCGCCGTTGCCGGGTGGTGATCACCGCTTCTTACCATGCGGCCGTCTTTGCGCTCTCGATGGGAATTCCCGCCATCGGACTGGCCGGCAGCGAATACTACGTCCAGAAATTCCGGGGACTGCAGAAACAATTCGGGGGTATCCCGCGGCTGATCTTGTGCCGGGCGCAAACGCCGGTCGACGCGTTCCGGGATGAACTTCGCGAAGCGCTCACGGGCTTTTGGTCAGATGCGCCCCGGGTTCGTCCAAGCCTTCTGGCGGGCGCGGCGGCACAGGTTGCCATCAACGACGCGTTTCGTGAGCGCGTATTTGACCGGTTGGAGGCGCAATTCCGGTAA
- a CDS encoding glycosyltransferase: MGSIQGRIAKVTIGIPVYNCERWIADTIRAALAQTWEHKEIIVVDDGSSDATPELCREFGDRIRFVAQGRRGGNAARNHALRLASGDWVQFLDADDSLPPEKIAIQLGAKAAAGRDVICSPVIFEKWHGDRLVRRGAQQIAQPVDWKAEWLRWNLPQTGGCLWSREALLDIGGWNEDYRFNQEYELYFRALRAGLNFALVDGPRAIYRLWSENTVCRRDKSGVVLGKTRLIHAFLDWLATAAPDDLPHYRRLAGVACFEMARTLAAQDLVLARNFFLDRRREGLITLDGPAAPWKYRFTLRVLGFAAAEKLARLTRRNTAAAAA, encoded by the coding sequence ATGGGATCAATTCAAGGCAGGATAGCAAAGGTAACGATCGGGATTCCCGTTTACAATTGTGAACGGTGGATCGCGGACACAATTCGCGCCGCGCTGGCGCAGACGTGGGAACACAAGGAAATCATCGTGGTGGATGACGGTTCATCCGACGCCACCCCGGAACTCTGCCGTGAGTTCGGCGACCGGATCCGGTTTGTAGCCCAGGGACGCCGCGGCGGCAACGCGGCACGCAACCATGCATTGCGTCTGGCCTCAGGCGATTGGGTGCAATTTCTGGATGCGGACGATTCACTGCCGCCGGAGAAAATCGCCATCCAGTTGGGTGCAAAAGCGGCCGCCGGCCGCGACGTGATCTGCAGCCCGGTGATCTTCGAAAAGTGGCACGGCGACCGGCTCGTCCGGCGCGGCGCGCAGCAAATTGCGCAGCCCGTCGATTGGAAAGCGGAATGGCTTCGCTGGAATCTCCCGCAGACCGGTGGCTGCCTCTGGTCCCGAGAGGCGCTTCTGGATATCGGGGGCTGGAATGAGGATTATCGCTTCAACCAGGAATACGAGCTTTATTTTCGTGCGCTGCGGGCGGGATTGAACTTCGCCCTGGTGGACGGGCCGCGCGCGATCTACCGGCTCTGGTCCGAAAACACGGTTTGCAGAAGGGATAAGTCCGGCGTCGTGCTCGGCAAGACCCGGCTGATCCACGCCTTCCTTGACTGGCTGGCAACGGCGGCGCCCGACGACCTCCCCCATTATCGGCGCCTGGCCGGAGTTGCGTGCTTCGAAATGGCGCGCACGCTCGCCGCCCAGGATCTCGTGCTGGCGCGGAACTTTTTCCTGGATCGACGACGGGAAGGGTTGATCACCCTGGACGGGCCGGCTGCACCGTGGAAGTACCGGTTTACGCTTCGTGTGCTTGGCTTTGCTGCTGCCGAAAAGCTCGCCCGCCTCACGCGACGCAACACGGCCGCTGCAGCGGCCTGA
- a CDS encoding glycosyltransferase family 2 protein codes for MSKAISLLIPCYNAAAFLPGLFDRINRQTTPFNEVIVYDDHSSDKSAELAGRFGARVLRGSRTRGPGFARNRLLEAATSPWVHYHDADDWLSSRFVERMSDALLSPDHGAACALRVVYLDGSEPDSVLRFPEVATTDNLVALMIRQFIHLDALVFPKHLIKAAGGFVDQMRFSEDRDLLARIAETSVRFGYIDEPLATWTKHARSLTRSRPTLAQAPYRRWYLHRCYHKLSRRHRKTIGNQALYVAWMFYFDAAGPEADAYRREARRWIYLARLCNQRYESCRSLPERLVGRFLGPEVVFRARRWYAKRRARLLAAGG; via the coding sequence ATGAGCAAGGCGATTTCATTGCTGATTCCCTGCTACAATGCAGCCGCATTTCTGCCGGGACTTTTTGACCGGATCAATCGCCAGACCACCCCGTTCAACGAGGTGATCGTCTACGACGACCATAGCAGCGACAAGTCGGCAGAACTTGCCGGGCGATTTGGGGCCAGGGTGCTTCGAGGCTCGAGGACGCGCGGCCCGGGGTTCGCCCGCAATCGCCTGCTGGAGGCCGCCACCTCGCCGTGGGTGCATTACCATGACGCCGACGATTGGCTCTCCTCCCGTTTCGTGGAACGAATGAGCGACGCCCTGCTTTCGCCCGATCACGGGGCGGCTTGCGCCCTGCGGGTCGTATACCTGGACGGCTCGGAACCTGATTCGGTCCTGCGCTTTCCGGAGGTGGCGACCACGGACAACCTGGTGGCGCTGATGATCAGGCAATTCATCCACCTCGATGCGCTCGTGTTCCCCAAACATCTGATCAAGGCTGCGGGTGGCTTCGTCGACCAGATGCGCTTCAGCGAGGACCGCGATTTGCTGGCCCGCATCGCGGAAACGTCCGTCCGTTTCGGCTACATCGATGAACCGCTTGCAACCTGGACCAAACACGCGAGATCACTGACGCGGTCCCGCCCGACGCTGGCGCAGGCGCCTTACCGGCGCTGGTACCTGCATCGCTGTTACCATAAACTCAGCCGGCGGCACCGTAAAACCATCGGTAACCAGGCGCTTTACGTTGCCTGGATGTTTTATTTCGACGCCGCCGGACCCGAAGCCGACGCGTACCGGCGTGAGGCGCGCCGCTGGATCTATTTGGCGCGCCTTTGCAACCAGCGATACGAATCCTGCCGCTCTCTGCCGGAACGCCTCGTTGGCCGCTTTCTCGGACCGGAAGTGGTCTTTCGGGCGCGACGGTGGTATGCAAAGAGACGGGCTCGGCTCCTCGCCGCCGGAGGCTGA